The window CAGGGCGGACAGCGCGAGGACGCGCTCGCCCCGCTCGATCGCCGCGAACTCCGACGCCGGAGCACCTCCGCGCAGTGACAGGGCGCCGGTCGTGACGGCCGGCGCGTTCGGCAGGTCGAGCACGCCGACGCGGAGCACCCGCCCGGCGGACGTGATCAGCCCGACTGTCCCGCGGGTGGTCGACCGTGCCACCGACACGATGACGTCATGCCGGCTGCGGCCGGTGCGCTTGCGTCCGGAGGTGTCCTCCGGGTCGGCGTGCAGGGGGGTACGAGCCAGCAGCCCCGCGCTGGACAGCACCACGTCGCACGGCTCGTCGGCGACCTCCAGGCTCGCGGCCCGCTGCGTGACGAGCGCCTTCAGGTCGCCGCCGACCAGCACGGTCCTGCGTGCGGTGCCGTGCTCCGCCGCCACCTCCGCGAGCTCGTCGGCGAGAACTCCCCGCAGCAGCACCGGGTCGGCGAGAATCCCCTCCAGGTAGCCGATCGTCTCGCGCAGCGATGCGAGCTCGGCCTCGAGCTTGGCCACCTCGAGCGCGACCAGCCGGCGCAGCTGCATGTCCAGCACGTAGCCGGCCTGCAGGTCCGTCAGCCCGATCAGGGCGACCAGCGACGCCCGCGCCTCGCCGACGTCCTGCGAGCCGCGGATGATGCGTACGACCTCGTCGATGTCCATCAGCGCGAGAAGCAGGCCCTCGACCAGGTGGGCCCGCTCCTGCGCCTTGCGCAGCCGGAAGCGGGACCGCCGCGTGACGACGTCGACCCGGTGGTCGAGGAAGACCTGCAGCAGGTCCTTCAGCCCCAGGGTGCGCGGCTGCCCGTCGACCAGCGCGACGTTGTTGATGCCGAAGGACTCCTCCAGCGGCGTCAGCCGGTAGAGCTCGGCCAGCACCGCCTGCGGGTTGAAGCCGGCCTTGACCTCGAAGACCAGGTGGGTGCCGAGCTGCCGGTCGGTGAGGTCTTTGACGTCGGCGATGCCCTGCAGCTTCTTGCCGGTGACGAGCTCCTTCACCTTGGCGATGACCCGCTCCGCGCCGACGCCGTACGGCAGTTCGGTCACCGTGATGCTCGACTTGCCGCGGGGGAGCGGGCCCACCTCGGCGGTGGCGCGCATCCGCACGACCCCGCGACCGGTCTCGTACGCCGTACGCACCTCGCTCATGCCGAGCAGCTGCCCGCCGGTGGGCAGGTCCGGCCCGGGCACGAAGCGCATCAGGTCGTCGAGGTCGGCGTCCGGGTGGGCCAGCAGGTGGCGCGCGGCGTCGACGACCTCGACGAGGTTGTGCGGGATCATGTTGGTGGCCATCCCGACCGCGATGCCGGACGTGCCGTTGACGAGCAGGTTGGGCATCGCGGCGGGCAGCACCGACGGCTGCTGCAGCGACCCGTCGTAGTTGTCCTCGTGGTCGACGGTCTCCTCGTCCAGCCCGTCCGTGAGGAGCAGAGCGGCTGCTGTCAAACGACATTCGGTGTACCTGCTGGCGGCTGCGCTGTCGTCGGGGCTTCCCCAGTTGCCGTGCCCGTCGATGAGCGGCACCCGCATGGCGAACGGCTGCGCCAGGCGCACCATCGCGTCGTAGATCGCGCTGTCGCCGTGCGGGTGGTAGCGGCCCATGACGTCGCCCACGACGCGGGCGCTCTTGACGTACGGCCGATCGGGACGCAGGCCGGAGTCGGCCATGGAGTACAGGATCCGGCGGTGCACCGGCTTGAGCCCGTCGCGCGCGTCGGGCAGCGCGCGGGAGTAGATGACCGAGTAGGAGTAGTCGAGGTAGCTGGACTCGATCTCGTCGACGACCGAGGTGTCGAGGATCGTCCCCTCGCCCTCGAAAGGGGGGATGTGGCTCGAGGAGCTCCGCTTGCGCGCCATCAGCGCTGCACCTCCTTGTGCCCTGCTGAGCCCTTGTGCCCTGCTGAGTCCTTGTGTCCTGCTGAGTCCTTGTGTCCTGCTGAGAGGACAGGGGCGCCACAGGGGGAGCAGGACACAAGGGTGGGGGGCAGGGTCATGTGTCCAGCAGCTCTCGGTTGACCCGCGAGGCGCTGCTGACGATGAAGTCGCGGCGCGGCGCGACGTCGTTGCCCATGAGCAGCTCGAGCACCCGCTCCGCCGCATCGAGGTCGCCCTCGTTGATCCGCCGCAGGGTGCGGGTCGCCGGGTGCATCGTCGTCTCCGCCAGCTGGTCGGGGTCCATCTCGCCGAGGCCCTTGTAGCGCTGGATCTGCCCCTTGACCTTCGCGCCGCGGGCCGCGATCTTGCGCAGCTCGTCCTTTCGCTGCTTCTCGCTGTAGGTGTAGATCGGCTCCTTCGCGCCGGCCACCTCGATGCGGTGCAGCGGCGGCACCGCGGCGAACAGACGCCCGCTCTCGAGCACCGGCCGCATGTAGCGGGCGAACAGCGTGATGAGCAGGCAGCGGATGTGCGCACCGTCGACGTCGGCGTCCATCATCAGGATCACCTTGCCGTAGCGCATCTGCTCGAGGTCGAAGGTGCGTCCGGTCCCGGCGCCGACGACCTGGATGATCGAGGCGCACTCGGCGTTGGAGAGCATCTCGCTGACGCCGGCCTTCTGGACGTTGAGGATCTTGCCGCGCAGCGGCAGCAGCGCCTGGAACTCGCTGTTGCGCGCGAGCTTGCCGGTGCCGAGCGCGCTGTCACCCTCGACCAGCCACAACTCGGTGCGGCTGACGTCGGTGGAGCGGCAGTCGGCGAGCTTCGCCGGCAGCGTCGAGGTCTCGAGCGCGGTCTTGCGGCGGGCCGCGTCCTTGCTCGCCCTGGCGGCCTGCCGGGTCTTGGCGGCCGCGGCGACCTTGTCGAGGATCGTGCGCGCCTGCGCCTTGCGCTTCTTGTTCTCCAGGAACTCCGTGCGAAGCCCCCGTCCGACGACGTCGGCCACGATCTTGGTGACGCCGGGGGTGCCGAGCTCGTCCTTGGTCTGCCCGAGGTACTGCGGCTCGGGCACCTTCACCGTCACCACGGCGGTCAGTCCCTCGAGGACGTCATCCTTGATCACCGGGTCGTCGTTGGCCCGCAGCACGCGCGCGGCCTTCATCGCGTCGTTCAGCGTGCGCAGCAGCGCGCGCTCGAAGCCGTTCTGGTGGCTGCCGCCGTGCGGTGTTGCGACGACGTTGCAGAACGTCTGCACCCGGGTGTCGTAGCCGGTGCCCCAGCGCAGGGCGACGTCGACCTCGCAGTGCCGCTCGACCACCGTGGTCACCATGTGGCCCTGGTCGTCGAGCACCGGGACCGTCTCCTTGTAGTTGCCCGATCCGAGGATGTGCACCGGGTCGCACACCGCCCCGTCGACGGCGAGGTGCTCGACGAAGTCGGCGGTGCCGCCGTCGAAGCGGAAGCTCTCCTCCACCAGCTCGCCGGAGCGCCGATCCAGCATCGCCAGCGTCAGCCCTGGTACGAGGAAGGCCGTCTGGCGCAGCCGGTCGTGCAGCTGGTCGACGTGGACGGCCGAGCCCTTGCTGAACAGCGGCAGGTCGGGCCACCAGCGCACGCTCGTGCCGGTCGCCGTCCGGGGCGCCTTGCCGGCCACGGACAACCCGTCCCGCGGCGTGAACGCGGCCGTCGGCCCGTCGCCCGCGAAGACCCCCGGCACGCCGCGGCTGAAGGACATCGTGTGCACCCGGCCACCGCGGCGTACGACCACGTCGAGCCGGACCGACAGCGCGTTCACGACGCTGGCGCCGACGCCGTGCAGGCCGCCGGAGGTCTTGTAGCCGCCGCCGCCGAACTTGCCACCGGCGTGCAGCTTGGTCATCACCAGCTCGACGCCGGTCAGCCCGCTCCTGGGCTCGAGGTCGACGGGGATGCCGCGGCCGTCGTCGCCGACCTCGACCGAGCCGTCGGCGTGCAGGGTCAGCTCGATCCGGTTGCAGTGGCCGGCCAGGGCCTCGTCGACGGCGTTGTCGATGATCTCGTAGGCCAGGTGGGTCAGACCCTTGGAGTCGGTCGAGCCGATGTACATGCCCGGGCGCTTGCGGACCGCCTCGAGGCCCTCGAGGACGGACAGGTGCTGGGCGGTGTAGCCGCTCTCTCGGCTGGGCGGAGGAGGGGCAGGGGAGGGCTGCGTCATGTCCCCGTCATTGTGGCCGATGCGGCAGGCGCCCGGGTGCTGCGACACGACCCCGGTGCAGCCGATGGGGCAGGATTTCCGGCGTGCGCGACCTGGCCCGGCTCCCCAAGGCGCACCTGCACCTCCACCTCGCGGGCGCGATGCGGCCGGCCACCCTCGTCGAGCTCGCCGCCCAGCAGGGCCGGCGGCTGCCGGCGGAGCTGTTGGACCCTGCCGGTGCGCGGCTCGACGTCACGGCGCGGCGCGGCTGGTCCCGCTTCCAGCGGCTGTACGACGCCGCCCGCGACGTGCTGGCCGGCCCCGACGAGGTGCGCCGGCTGGTGCGGGAGATCGCCGAGGACGAGCGATCGGCCGGCTCCGGCTGGGTGGAGGTGCAGGTGGACCCCTCCTCGTACGCCGCCCGGCTCGGCGGGTTGCAGGCGACGGTGGAGGTGGTGCTCGACGCGATGGCCGACGCCGCCGCCGCGACGGGAGTCGGGATGGCGCTGGTGGTCGCGGCCAACCGCACCCGGCATCCGGGCGACGCGGAGACGTTGGCGCGGCTGGCACGCAGGTTCGCCGATCCCCCGGGGAGCGGCCCCGGCGTGGTCGGCTTCGGGCTGTCCAACGACGAGACGAAGGGCCGCCCGGAGGAGTTCGCCAAGGCGTTCCGGATCGCGCGTGAGGCCGGCCTGCTCTCGGTGCCGCACGCGGGAGAGCTGCGGGGGATCCGGAGCGTGATCGGGGCCGTGGAGGTGCTGCGGGCCGACCGGCTCGGCCACGGTGTCCGCTCCGTCGAGGACCCGACGACGGTCCGGCTGCTCGCCGGTCGGGGCGTGGTGCTGGAGGTCTGTCCGGCCTCCAACGTCGCGCTCGGGGTGGCGGGCGCGGTGGAGCTGGTGCCGGTACGCCAGCTGCGCGAGGCGGGGGTGCCGGTGGCGCTCGGTGCCGACGACCCCCTGCTGTTCCGCTCCGGGCTGCTCGAGCAGTACGCCGCGGTGCGCGCCCAGCAGGGGCTGGACGACGCGGCGCTGGCCGGCCTCGCGGGGGACGCGGTGCGCGGAAGCGCGGCGCCGCCGGAGCTGAAGGCGCAGCTGCTCGGCGGCATCGACGCCTGGCTGGCCGCGCCTGCGACCTGACCCTGGGAGGCCCGGGGAGACGACAAACGCAGCAGGGTGGCAGAGGACTGGCCACGCAGCGTCATCAGTGGCACCATGGGTCACAGCAGTCACAGCACGGACGCCGCTGGACGAGGCCGCTGGGGAAGGCGCACCTCGACCCACCAGGAGGCACCGTGTCCGCCGGCGTGCTCTACGTCCACTCCGCTCCGCCTGCGCTGTGCCCCCATGTCGAGTGGGCGGTGGCCGCGGAGCTGGGCACCCGTGCCCGGATGGAGTGGAGCGACCAGCCGTGCGCGCCGGGCCAGCTCCGGGCCGAGATCAACTGGCGCGGTCGCCCCGGCACGGCCGGGCGGTTGGCGGCTGCGCTGCGCGGCTGGAGCGTGCTGCGTTACGAGGTCACCGAGCAGGCCAGCCCGGGGCTGGACGGCGAGCGGTACGCCGTGACGCCGACGCTGGGTGCCTTCCGCGCCGTCATGAGCGCGAACGGCGATGTGCTCGTGGGGGAGGACCGGCTCCGGGCGCTGCTCGGGACGGCGACCGGAGCCCAGCTCGCGCAGGGTCTCGACGGCCTGCTCGGCGCGGCCTGGGACGCCGAGCTGGAGCCGTTCCGGGAGGCCGGCGACGGTGCGCCGGTGACCTGGTTGCACCAGGTGGTGTGAATCCCGGCGATCTGATCAGGCTGGTCCTGTGACGAGGGCGCAGGAGTGGGCCGGGCTGCGGCTCGCCCTCGGGTTGCTGGGGGCTCTGGTCGTGCTGGTCGCGGCGGTGCCGCTGGCCGTCCTCGTGCGGGCCGCGCACCCGGGGGTGGTCCAGGCCGATCTCGGCGTCTCGGTCGCCGCCGCGCGCGCCGTCGGGGAGCACGACGCGCTGCTGCGCGCGGCGCAGGGCGTCACGCTGCTCGGCGACCCGTTCCTGCTCACCGCGGCCACGGCAGGAATCGCGCTCGTGCTGTTCCGGCGCGGCCGGGCGCGCCTCGCGCTGTTCGTCCTCGCGGCCCGGCTCGGCGCGGTCGTGCTGTCCAGCGGGCTCAAGCTCGCCGTCGACCGGACCCGGCCGGTCTTCGACGAGCCGGTGGCGACCGCCCTGGGGGCGTCCTTCCCCAGCGGCCACGCCCTGGGCGCCGCCGCCTTCTGGGCGACCGGCGCGGTGCTGCTGCAGCCCTACGTCCGCCGCGTCCGGCTGCTGTTCACCGCCGCTGTGGCCGTCGCGGTCCTGGTCGCGGTCAGCCGGGTGCTGCTGGGGGTGCACTTCCCCAGCGACGTCACCGCCGGGTTGTTCATCGGACTCGGCTGGGCGGCGCTGTGCACAGCGGTCTTCGCCGCCTGGCGGGCCGAGGAGGGCCGCCCGGTGGACGTCGCGCAGGAGGGGATCGGCCGGTGAGCGGGCAGCGCGACCCCGCGGCGGACCTGCGCAGCATCGCCTTCTGCCTGGAGCGGGCGCTGGAGCCGAGCTTCCGGGTCCGGGCGTTCCGGACCGCCGCCGCGACGGTGGACGCGGTGCCGCGTCCCGAGCTGGAACAGCGCGCGCGAACCGGGGGCCTCGAGGAGCTGCCCGGCATCGGGAAGGTCACTGCGACGGTGGTCCGCGAGGCCCTGGACGGTGCGGAACCGGTCTACCTGAGAAGGGTCCGCACCCTCGGCGACACCCCGGTCAGCGAGGGTGCGGCCGCGCTCAGGTCGGCGCTCAGGGGCGACTGCCACACCCACTCCGACTGGTCGGACGGTGGTGCGTCGATCGAGGAGATGGCCCGGGCCGGCCGGGCGCTCGGCCACCGCTACCTGGTGCTCACCGACCACTCGCCGCGGCTGACGGTGGCCCGCGGCCTGAGCGCGGAGCGGCTCGGCGAGCAGCTCGACGTCGTCGCCGCGCTCAACGACCGCTTCGCGCAGGAACCGGGCCCGCCCTTCCGGCTGCTGACCGGCATCGAGTGCGACATCCTCGAGGACGGCAGCCTGGACCAGTCGCCCGAGCTGCTGGCCCGCCTCGACCTCGTCGTCGCCAGTGTGCACGGCACGCTGCGGATGCCGCACGACGACATGACCGCCCGGATGGTGGCCGCCATCAGCAATCCGCACACCGATGTGCTGGGCCACTGCACGGGCCGGAAGGTCAGGGGCCACGGCCGCGGCGGCCGGGGCCGGCCCGAGTCGGAGTTCGACGCCGAGCTGGTCTTCGCGGCGTGCGCGCAGTTCGGCGTGGCGGTGGAGGTCAACAGCCGGCCGGAGCGGCTCGACCCGCCCAAGCGGCTGCTGCGGCTGGCGGTCGAGGCGGGCTGCCGCGTCGCGATCGACACCGACGCCCACGCGCCCGGGCAGCTCGACTGGCAGCACCTGGGCTGCGAACGGGCCTACCTGTGCGGCATCACGCCCGAACAGGTGGTCAACGCCTGGGGGATCGACCAGCTGCTCAGCTGGACCCGGCGCGCTGCATCGGGATGAGCGCGAGCACCGGGTCGGCGAGCAGGTGCAGGCAGGCGTCGGAGAGGGCGTCGGCGACGAGCAGCGCGCAGGCGGCGTCCAGGCACAGCTCCAGCACCCGCTGGCCCTCGCGGTCGTGTGCGGTGGACGCGCGGCAGGTCGGGCACGGGCGCAGCAGCCCTTCGGTACCGGAGCGGCGTACCAACGTCCAGGTGCGGCGGCGGCTGGTGAGGACGGCGGCGTCGAAGGCGGTCTGCGCAGCCTGCGCGCGGTCCGCCTCCGCGACGAAGGAGCGGTCGACCAGCGCCTCGAACAGCGCCCGGCCGGATGCGTCGTGGCAGCGGACGGACAGGCCGGGCAGCGTCGACAGCAGCGTCTTGACCTGCTCCGCCCGGGGACCCAGGTCCG of the Mycobacteriales bacterium genome contains:
- a CDS encoding DNA topoisomerase IV subunit A, coding for MARKRSSSSHIPPFEGEGTILDTSVVDEIESSYLDYSYSVIYSRALPDARDGLKPVHRRILYSMADSGLRPDRPYVKSARVVGDVMGRYHPHGDSAIYDAMVRLAQPFAMRVPLIDGHGNWGSPDDSAAASRYTECRLTAAALLLTDGLDEETVDHEDNYDGSLQQPSVLPAAMPNLLVNGTSGIAVGMATNMIPHNLVEVVDAARHLLAHPDADLDDLMRFVPGPDLPTGGQLLGMSEVRTAYETGRGVVRMRATAEVGPLPRGKSSITVTELPYGVGAERVIAKVKELVTGKKLQGIADVKDLTDRQLGTHLVFEVKAGFNPQAVLAELYRLTPLEESFGINNVALVDGQPRTLGLKDLLQVFLDHRVDVVTRRSRFRLRKAQERAHLVEGLLLALMDIDEVVRIIRGSQDVGEARASLVALIGLTDLQAGYVLDMQLRRLVALEVAKLEAELASLRETIGYLEGILADPVLLRGVLADELAEVAAEHGTARRTVLVGGDLKALVTQRAASLEVADEPCDVVLSSAGLLARTPLHADPEDTSGRKRTGRSRHDVIVSVARSTTRGTVGLITSAGRVLRVGVLDLPNAPAVTTGALSLRGGAPASEFAAIERGERVLALSALPADGPGIALATTQGVVKRVAPEWPSKGEAVEIVALKPGDEVVGAAELVDGEEELVLFASTGDLLRFPASAVRPQGRSAGGMAGMKLTPGAVLVGFSAVSLAPPEGMLDVVDEPVVVSGGGLPPEGRGKGVGVVSSVKVTPLSEYPRKGRATGGVRCQRLLSGEALLVLGWAGRGPAWAAAASGDPVELPATYGRRDGSGTPVDRPPSAVGRPHR
- the add gene encoding adenosine deaminase; this encodes MRDLARLPKAHLHLHLAGAMRPATLVELAAQQGRRLPAELLDPAGARLDVTARRGWSRFQRLYDAARDVLAGPDEVRRLVREIAEDERSAGSGWVEVQVDPSSYAARLGGLQATVEVVLDAMADAAAATGVGMALVVAANRTRHPGDAETLARLARRFADPPGSGPGVVGFGLSNDETKGRPEEFAKAFRIAREAGLLSVPHAGELRGIRSVIGAVEVLRADRLGHGVRSVEDPTTVRLLAGRGVVLEVCPASNVALGVAGAVELVPVRQLREAGVPVALGADDPLLFRSGLLEQYAAVRAQQGLDDAALAGLAGDAVRGSAAPPELKAQLLGGIDAWLAAPAT
- a CDS encoding DUF3145 domain-containing protein — translated: MSAGVLYVHSAPPALCPHVEWAVAAELGTRARMEWSDQPCAPGQLRAEINWRGRPGTAGRLAAALRGWSVLRYEVTEQASPGLDGERYAVTPTLGAFRAVMSANGDVLVGEDRLRALLGTATGAQLAQGLDGLLGAAWDAELEPFREAGDGAPVTWLHQVV
- a CDS encoding phosphatase PAP2 family protein, which produces MTRAQEWAGLRLALGLLGALVVLVAAVPLAVLVRAAHPGVVQADLGVSVAAARAVGEHDALLRAAQGVTLLGDPFLLTAATAGIALVLFRRGRARLALFVLAARLGAVVLSSGLKLAVDRTRPVFDEPVATALGASFPSGHALGAAAFWATGAVLLQPYVRRVRLLFTAAVAVAVLVAVSRVLLGVHFPSDVTAGLFIGLGWAALCTAVFAAWRAEEGRPVDVAQEGIGR
- a CDS encoding PHP domain-containing protein, whose amino-acid sequence is MSGQRDPAADLRSIAFCLERALEPSFRVRAFRTAAATVDAVPRPELEQRARTGGLEELPGIGKVTATVVREALDGAEPVYLRRVRTLGDTPVSEGAAALRSALRGDCHTHSDWSDGGASIEEMARAGRALGHRYLVLTDHSPRLTVARGLSAERLGEQLDVVAALNDRFAQEPGPPFRLLTGIECDILEDGSLDQSPELLARLDLVVASVHGTLRMPHDDMTARMVAAISNPHTDVLGHCTGRKVRGHGRGGRGRPESEFDAELVFAACAQFGVAVEVNSRPERLDPPKRLLRLAVEAGCRVAIDTDAHAPGQLDWQHLGCERAYLCGITPEQVVNAWGIDQLLSWTRRAASG
- a CDS encoding DNA topoisomerase IV subunit B, encoding MTQPSPAPPPPSRESGYTAQHLSVLEGLEAVRKRPGMYIGSTDSKGLTHLAYEIIDNAVDEALAGHCNRIELTLHADGSVEVGDDGRGIPVDLEPRSGLTGVELVMTKLHAGGKFGGGGYKTSGGLHGVGASVVNALSVRLDVVVRRGGRVHTMSFSRGVPGVFAGDGPTAAFTPRDGLSVAGKAPRTATGTSVRWWPDLPLFSKGSAVHVDQLHDRLRQTAFLVPGLTLAMLDRRSGELVEESFRFDGGTADFVEHLAVDGAVCDPVHILGSGNYKETVPVLDDQGHMVTTVVERHCEVDVALRWGTGYDTRVQTFCNVVATPHGGSHQNGFERALLRTLNDAMKAARVLRANDDPVIKDDVLEGLTAVVTVKVPEPQYLGQTKDELGTPGVTKIVADVVGRGLRTEFLENKKRKAQARTILDKVAAAAKTRQAARASKDAARRKTALETSTLPAKLADCRSTDVSRTELWLVEGDSALGTGKLARNSEFQALLPLRGKILNVQKAGVSEMLSNAECASIIQVVGAGTGRTFDLEQMRYGKVILMMDADVDGAHIRCLLITLFARYMRPVLESGRLFAAVPPLHRIEVAGAKEPIYTYSEKQRKDELRKIAARGAKVKGQIQRYKGLGEMDPDQLAETTMHPATRTLRRINEGDLDAAERVLELLMGNDVAPRRDFIVSSASRVNRELLDT